From Mya arenaria isolate MELC-2E11 chromosome 12, ASM2691426v1, the proteins below share one genomic window:
- the LOC128211409 gene encoding gastrula zinc finger protein XlCGF57.1-like isoform X4, whose translation MACLTKNMETYLLTLNVTLEQELAIRELFGYRKWDFIKGEEQVSGLPFRFMENGQLCNSDSSGRPSPNSSSCQELFKTNKVPNTDTNKSQTEHVIYNDLQEFVRKELEADLECSHGGNAEAIVNDTVIADIEDVSTDDYETETLIAEKTNTFIEDNPEPQKVSSETQKCKEKGGPYSCKECGHDFKYFGAFNTHKKNGKCVFTCEFCKKEFYSRNYSSYLTHLKYHKKKKLHQCSICDKSFVELHKLKLHMEIHEGTGKHQCNICGKKYNQSSNLLNHNHTSHGNRRKFAIHKCPICSAILSNAGNLKGHISVVHCGERPLTCEKCGKTFKTKKVLSVHLKVHEEIYPFACEVQGCGKAFKMEGYLQEHLKRHRNERTYFCDKCGKGFYRNKELAMHYRIHTGDKPCVCQICNYKCALPGNLLKHMGIHK comes from the exons ATGGCATGTCTGACAAAA AACATGGAAACCTACCTTCTCACCTTGAATGTGACATTGGAACAGGAACTTGCTATCAGGGAATTGTTTGGTTACAGGAAATGGGATTTTATCAAGGGTGAAGAGCAGGTTTCAG gtttGCCCTTTCGCTTTATGGAAAATGGGCAGCTCTGTAATTCTGATAGTAGTGGGAGGCCTTCACCAAACAGTAGCTCATGtcaagaattgtttaaaacaaacaaagtaCCAAATACAGACACTAACAAATCTCAAACAGAGCATGTTATATACAATGATTTACAGGAGTTTGTGAGAAAAGAACTAGAAGCTGATCTGGAATGTTCTCATGGTGGTAATGCTGAGGCAATTGTAAATGACACTGTGATTGCTGATATTGAAGATGTCTCAACAGATGATTATGAAACAGAAACTTTGATAGCCGAAaagacaaatacatttattgaagaTAACCCCGAACCTCAAAAGGTAAGCAGTGAGACACAAAAATGCAAAGAGAAAGGAGGACCTTATTCATGCAAGGAATGTGGAcatgattttaaatactttggAGCTTTCAACACTCATAAGAAGAATGGAAAGTGTGTGTTTACTTGCGAGTTCTGTAAAAAGGAGTTCTATTCCAGAAATTATTCTAGTTATTTGACtcatttgaaatatcataaaaaaaaaaaacttcatcaATGCAGCATCTGTGATAAATCATTTGTTGAACTTCATAAACTTAAGCTACATATGGAAATTCATGAGGGTACTGGAAAACATCAGTGTAATATTTGTGGAAAGAAGTATAATCAGTCTTCCAATCTCTTGAACCACAATCATACTTCTCATGGAAATAGACGAAAATTTGCAATTCACAAGTGCCCAATTTGCAGTGCCATTCTGAGTAATGCTGGTAACCTTAAAGGTCATATTTCGGTTGTTCATTGTGGGGAAAGACCCCTTACTTGTGAAAAATGTGGAAAGACCTTTAAGACAAAGAAGGTACTTAGTGTTCATCTTAAAGTCCATGAAGAGATCTATCCATTTGCCTGTGAGGTTCAGGGGTGTGGGAAGGCCTTTAAAATGGAGGGATATCTCCAAGAGCACTTAAAGAGACATAGAAATGAGAGGACATATTTTTGTGACAAATGTGGAAAAGGATTCTACAGAAATAAAGAGCTCGCTATGCATTATAGAATTCATACTGGTGATAAGCCCTGTGTGTGTCAAATATGCAATTACAAATGTGCATTACCAGGGAATCTTTTGAAACACATGGGAATTCATAAATAG
- the LOC128211409 gene encoding gastrula zinc finger protein XlCGF57.1-like isoform X2, producing MLELPLKTSNKKKRLHIKPNAKLHHSADHSSSKAVKRSGRKLLAVDFYLNLLNMETYLLTLNVTLEQELAIRELFGYRKWDFIKGEEQVSGLPFRFMENGQLCNSDSSGRPSPNSSSCQELFKTNKVPNTDTNKSQTEHVIYNDLQEFVRKELEADLECSHGGNAEAIVNDTVIADIEDVSTDDYETETLIAEKTNTFIEDNPEPQKVSSETQKCKEKGGPYSCKECGHDFKYFGAFNTHKKNGKCVFTCEFCKKEFYSRNYSSYLTHLKYHKKKKLHQCSICDKSFVELHKLKLHMEIHEGTGKHQCNICGKKYNQSSNLLNHNHTSHGNRRKFAIHKCPICSAILSNAGNLKGHISVVHCGERPLTCEKCGKTFKTKKVLSVHLKVHEEIYPFACEVQGCGKAFKMEGYLQEHLKRHRNERTYFCDKCGKGFYRNKELAMHYRIHTGDKPCVCQICNYKCALPGNLLKHMGIHK from the exons ATGTTGGAATTGCCTCTAAAAACTTCAAACAAGAAGAAACGTTTGCATATTAAACCAAATGCGAAACTACACCATAGTGCCGACCATAGTTCAAGTAAAGCTGTCAAAAGATCTGGACGAAAACTGCTTGCAGTcgatttttatttgaatttgctg AACATGGAAACCTACCTTCTCACCTTGAATGTGACATTGGAACAGGAACTTGCTATCAGGGAATTGTTTGGTTACAGGAAATGGGATTTTATCAAGGGTGAAGAGCAGGTTTCAG gtttGCCCTTTCGCTTTATGGAAAATGGGCAGCTCTGTAATTCTGATAGTAGTGGGAGGCCTTCACCAAACAGTAGCTCATGtcaagaattgtttaaaacaaacaaagtaCCAAATACAGACACTAACAAATCTCAAACAGAGCATGTTATATACAATGATTTACAGGAGTTTGTGAGAAAAGAACTAGAAGCTGATCTGGAATGTTCTCATGGTGGTAATGCTGAGGCAATTGTAAATGACACTGTGATTGCTGATATTGAAGATGTCTCAACAGATGATTATGAAACAGAAACTTTGATAGCCGAAaagacaaatacatttattgaagaTAACCCCGAACCTCAAAAGGTAAGCAGTGAGACACAAAAATGCAAAGAGAAAGGAGGACCTTATTCATGCAAGGAATGTGGAcatgattttaaatactttggAGCTTTCAACACTCATAAGAAGAATGGAAAGTGTGTGTTTACTTGCGAGTTCTGTAAAAAGGAGTTCTATTCCAGAAATTATTCTAGTTATTTGACtcatttgaaatatcataaaaaaaaaaaacttcatcaATGCAGCATCTGTGATAAATCATTTGTTGAACTTCATAAACTTAAGCTACATATGGAAATTCATGAGGGTACTGGAAAACATCAGTGTAATATTTGTGGAAAGAAGTATAATCAGTCTTCCAATCTCTTGAACCACAATCATACTTCTCATGGAAATAGACGAAAATTTGCAATTCACAAGTGCCCAATTTGCAGTGCCATTCTGAGTAATGCTGGTAACCTTAAAGGTCATATTTCGGTTGTTCATTGTGGGGAAAGACCCCTTACTTGTGAAAAATGTGGAAAGACCTTTAAGACAAAGAAGGTACTTAGTGTTCATCTTAAAGTCCATGAAGAGATCTATCCATTTGCCTGTGAGGTTCAGGGGTGTGGGAAGGCCTTTAAAATGGAGGGATATCTCCAAGAGCACTTAAAGAGACATAGAAATGAGAGGACATATTTTTGTGACAAATGTGGAAAAGGATTCTACAGAAATAAAGAGCTCGCTATGCATTATAGAATTCATACTGGTGATAAGCCCTGTGTGTGTCAAATATGCAATTACAAATGTGCATTACCAGGGAATCTTTTGAAACACATGGGAATTCATAAATAG
- the LOC128211409 gene encoding gastrula zinc finger protein XlCGF57.1-like isoform X3, whose protein sequence is MATFASKNMETYLLTLNVTLEQELAIRELFGYRKWDFIKGEEQVSGLPFRFMENGQLCNSDSSGRPSPNSSSCQELFKTNKVPNTDTNKSQTEHVIYNDLQEFVRKELEADLECSHGGNAEAIVNDTVIADIEDVSTDDYETETLIAEKTNTFIEDNPEPQKVSSETQKCKEKGGPYSCKECGHDFKYFGAFNTHKKNGKCVFTCEFCKKEFYSRNYSSYLTHLKYHKKKKLHQCSICDKSFVELHKLKLHMEIHEGTGKHQCNICGKKYNQSSNLLNHNHTSHGNRRKFAIHKCPICSAILSNAGNLKGHISVVHCGERPLTCEKCGKTFKTKKVLSVHLKVHEEIYPFACEVQGCGKAFKMEGYLQEHLKRHRNERTYFCDKCGKGFYRNKELAMHYRIHTGDKPCVCQICNYKCALPGNLLKHMGIHK, encoded by the exons AACATGGAAACCTACCTTCTCACCTTGAATGTGACATTGGAACAGGAACTTGCTATCAGGGAATTGTTTGGTTACAGGAAATGGGATTTTATCAAGGGTGAAGAGCAGGTTTCAG gtttGCCCTTTCGCTTTATGGAAAATGGGCAGCTCTGTAATTCTGATAGTAGTGGGAGGCCTTCACCAAACAGTAGCTCATGtcaagaattgtttaaaacaaacaaagtaCCAAATACAGACACTAACAAATCTCAAACAGAGCATGTTATATACAATGATTTACAGGAGTTTGTGAGAAAAGAACTAGAAGCTGATCTGGAATGTTCTCATGGTGGTAATGCTGAGGCAATTGTAAATGACACTGTGATTGCTGATATTGAAGATGTCTCAACAGATGATTATGAAACAGAAACTTTGATAGCCGAAaagacaaatacatttattgaagaTAACCCCGAACCTCAAAAGGTAAGCAGTGAGACACAAAAATGCAAAGAGAAAGGAGGACCTTATTCATGCAAGGAATGTGGAcatgattttaaatactttggAGCTTTCAACACTCATAAGAAGAATGGAAAGTGTGTGTTTACTTGCGAGTTCTGTAAAAAGGAGTTCTATTCCAGAAATTATTCTAGTTATTTGACtcatttgaaatatcataaaaaaaaaaaacttcatcaATGCAGCATCTGTGATAAATCATTTGTTGAACTTCATAAACTTAAGCTACATATGGAAATTCATGAGGGTACTGGAAAACATCAGTGTAATATTTGTGGAAAGAAGTATAATCAGTCTTCCAATCTCTTGAACCACAATCATACTTCTCATGGAAATAGACGAAAATTTGCAATTCACAAGTGCCCAATTTGCAGTGCCATTCTGAGTAATGCTGGTAACCTTAAAGGTCATATTTCGGTTGTTCATTGTGGGGAAAGACCCCTTACTTGTGAAAAATGTGGAAAGACCTTTAAGACAAAGAAGGTACTTAGTGTTCATCTTAAAGTCCATGAAGAGATCTATCCATTTGCCTGTGAGGTTCAGGGGTGTGGGAAGGCCTTTAAAATGGAGGGATATCTCCAAGAGCACTTAAAGAGACATAGAAATGAGAGGACATATTTTTGTGACAAATGTGGAAAAGGATTCTACAGAAATAAAGAGCTCGCTATGCATTATAGAATTCATACTGGTGATAAGCCCTGTGTGTGTCAAATATGCAATTACAAATGTGCATTACCAGGGAATCTTTTGAAACACATGGGAATTCATAAATAG
- the LOC128211409 gene encoding gastrula zinc finger protein XlCGF57.1-like isoform X5, giving the protein METYLLTLNVTLEQELAIRELFGYRKWDFIKGEEQVSGLPFRFMENGQLCNSDSSGRPSPNSSSCQELFKTNKVPNTDTNKSQTEHVIYNDLQEFVRKELEADLECSHGGNAEAIVNDTVIADIEDVSTDDYETETLIAEKTNTFIEDNPEPQKVSSETQKCKEKGGPYSCKECGHDFKYFGAFNTHKKNGKCVFTCEFCKKEFYSRNYSSYLTHLKYHKKKKLHQCSICDKSFVELHKLKLHMEIHEGTGKHQCNICGKKYNQSSNLLNHNHTSHGNRRKFAIHKCPICSAILSNAGNLKGHISVVHCGERPLTCEKCGKTFKTKKVLSVHLKVHEEIYPFACEVQGCGKAFKMEGYLQEHLKRHRNERTYFCDKCGKGFYRNKELAMHYRIHTGDKPCVCQICNYKCALPGNLLKHMGIHK; this is encoded by the exons ATGGAAACCTACCTTCTCACCTTGAATGTGACATTGGAACAGGAACTTGCTATCAGGGAATTGTTTGGTTACAGGAAATGGGATTTTATCAAGGGTGAAGAGCAGGTTTCAG gtttGCCCTTTCGCTTTATGGAAAATGGGCAGCTCTGTAATTCTGATAGTAGTGGGAGGCCTTCACCAAACAGTAGCTCATGtcaagaattgtttaaaacaaacaaagtaCCAAATACAGACACTAACAAATCTCAAACAGAGCATGTTATATACAATGATTTACAGGAGTTTGTGAGAAAAGAACTAGAAGCTGATCTGGAATGTTCTCATGGTGGTAATGCTGAGGCAATTGTAAATGACACTGTGATTGCTGATATTGAAGATGTCTCAACAGATGATTATGAAACAGAAACTTTGATAGCCGAAaagacaaatacatttattgaagaTAACCCCGAACCTCAAAAGGTAAGCAGTGAGACACAAAAATGCAAAGAGAAAGGAGGACCTTATTCATGCAAGGAATGTGGAcatgattttaaatactttggAGCTTTCAACACTCATAAGAAGAATGGAAAGTGTGTGTTTACTTGCGAGTTCTGTAAAAAGGAGTTCTATTCCAGAAATTATTCTAGTTATTTGACtcatttgaaatatcataaaaaaaaaaaacttcatcaATGCAGCATCTGTGATAAATCATTTGTTGAACTTCATAAACTTAAGCTACATATGGAAATTCATGAGGGTACTGGAAAACATCAGTGTAATATTTGTGGAAAGAAGTATAATCAGTCTTCCAATCTCTTGAACCACAATCATACTTCTCATGGAAATAGACGAAAATTTGCAATTCACAAGTGCCCAATTTGCAGTGCCATTCTGAGTAATGCTGGTAACCTTAAAGGTCATATTTCGGTTGTTCATTGTGGGGAAAGACCCCTTACTTGTGAAAAATGTGGAAAGACCTTTAAGACAAAGAAGGTACTTAGTGTTCATCTTAAAGTCCATGAAGAGATCTATCCATTTGCCTGTGAGGTTCAGGGGTGTGGGAAGGCCTTTAAAATGGAGGGATATCTCCAAGAGCACTTAAAGAGACATAGAAATGAGAGGACATATTTTTGTGACAAATGTGGAAAAGGATTCTACAGAAATAAAGAGCTCGCTATGCATTATAGAATTCATACTGGTGATAAGCCCTGTGTGTGTCAAATATGCAATTACAAATGTGCATTACCAGGGAATCTTTTGAAACACATGGGAATTCATAAATAG